CAGAGCTTGGTTGCTAAGTCATACTTGGTTGTCAGAGCTAAGTCAGAGCTTGGTTGCCTAGCAACctagtaaaaataagcattCCTCTTTCGAATTAATCAAtaggttatcttaaaatattcatttgcgcaggcgacttttttggcggttttctggactatcgccaaatatatgaatttttattgcaacCCAATttacgacccaatttttttaaaattttgtctaccccccccaattcaagtgtctagattccaaatatgttaaaaaaaatatatgtttattcagagaaagtacgtttttgtgtctgatttcgtaacttaattaataNCATTAAGACTGAGTtcggaaccattaagattgacacttagttcgtgaaaatccgatcattagaacgacagttattcaggatgattcgtttttttttctttcttttttttttgcactgtacatacattgattcaatacaaaacaaataaccactCACTAATTCTAATACACACGTATGATCATGcataacactcgttggagtcggaaagtatgaaacagcggttacagaataaacaaaaaaatggtttaataggGGGTATGGTCCCCTCTTATAGATATACAGGCCTTGCAGTGTAATTTCAaacttgaaataaggcagtttatcatttcctgtggaaatttcataccttccgactccaacgagtgtcACGCACGATCATGcatgtgtattacaattgttgaatggttatttgttttgttttgtatcaatgtatgtacaaatcaaatttcattaaaatctgtccagtagttctagagatagtcgaccaagtctgcaaattctcttaatttctgacacaatttatattaaaagtcttaaacaatttgcaaaaaatattttaaaggtctGTGACTAtcgtaaaatcattaaattagcTTACGTACAACTTTCTACcagtgcttaaaattaaaattttagtttaaccctatttattacatattttaatgtaggtaaaaaagaaacttttctgTTTCTTCAGTCATTAAATCAACCtttgatttttgtttagttaaaatCTGTTTTGCTTTATAATGCGTGAAAcaaccagggctaaagagaatagaagggctagttcactccgctcttatagaactgaagctacgatttccctcctcatgacgtcactgtgtccacagatctcggacgATCGCAcgcaaagatattatgataactttgcatctttctctttgtaaaaataagttagactttttctggttattagctttcaaactttacgtaattaacacattatttccgttcataaacatagttcaaaaaaaactttcttggttattatattaaaaaaataccattttaaacttataaaaatgttttgctagttggtgaaaatgacacgataaatactttattttaaaaagttcagttttaactttaactattaagaaaaatgaaggcatatatcgacactttttttatctacatattcttttataacgataagttaagttaaatttagaatccctgattttaaaatatgtcgttaatagcaatttgttcatacttaatcattaggaaacatcaaccttaaacgctaattactgaaacaaaataataatttaggttcataatgacattagaaattttacaattgtttatagacatttaaatttacgatgatataatttatagatatttaaattgaagagaatataatttttaaaaaaaatcataaatatttagaataactacattaaaaaatatgttatgaaattaggagaatttcaactatatactatatattttatttatactttttatttacattttaattttctttgactttatccattttttaatttttttcacctgcctttctttttgaagtaacgaggcggtttctatttagataatgaatttttataaaagttcttaacgacagaataaacgtattgctgttttatattaactgtgtcatttcggaatccattctttacatagttgttcatttactttagggaacacgcggaaaattatattttttccttttgtttttctatcagaatttttgcaagttgcaatcgcgcaaactggcatttcgttaatagttttaaaattttgtaaattcacggcaaaaactgaggaaagtcattgtagaaaataacaaatgtcttagaatatgtcGCAACaagaaatgctccaatattagttagagctagtaaggccgaaAGCTctgttcttgaagtaaaagtgcgagctttgcgccaaagtgacgtcactagagaaaatcggaggattggcgcGGCGAGAGTTACTACAAAGGAgggaaccagcccttctattctctttagtcCTGGAAACAACTCacccaaattttattaataattccaatttaaaaaaaaaaaaattagttctattTGAGTGGACAGCAAAATTCAGCGAAAATTTCATTCCCCTTTAgtctttgtttttttacatttaacaaaTGCTTAAATGCTTAgcgtattttcttttttttaatatcttggttagaaaacaattttttttttataaccgtcgttgaacagccgacacaatttttgtgtttacgactaccaatgttcaactccgtagccttgtaattctgaaccctatctagaagacaagggaattcaactattgggagaaattttgcctttgtggaggactttttgatggaactaatctgcgttcgcgttacatggaaaggaaaatcacgaaaacctcccatggttagcctgatggcaaggggactctaacccatgtcTACTGgatgtctaccactgagaatattttacgtcaacactttgatcggtgcaagccggatatggaattcgtatcgaccagccatcgttgggattcgaacctggttcacctcagtGGAAGGTGAAAGTTCTATCACCTGTGCCATCACGGcatcttttgttaaaatttacaaaagtaatatttttcgaaaccaaattgtgaattttagggtgtgttagaaattttttttgttcgaaCAGTATATTTGAAACAggcacaaaaataatataaaactgagattaaaataatagtcatgtgttttaaaattaatatctggaaaatacaaaatgaagcACATTATTTGATATAAGATACCCCCGGAGGAGTTTTCGGGGTTCAACCCGTTGCCACCTGAGAGAGAACCAAACACTACAAAATTactgtaaagtaaaattaataaagatcgcacattataaaatatcgatgacgtgtaaatttaaaacaataaatcaagtattttaaaatatgtagaaaagtaaaaaacacgAAGTGGATAAAGGAACGCAAAATGTGTCAGAGCAAAAACAAATAGTTCAGCATTCCCAATGAGATTTCTTATTGATGACATTATATGACAATGACTTTTATTGTCAAATGATGTCATCAATATCCCAAAGACATTATTGGTATAATAATGTCATTGGGAtacgtcaaaatgaatttaaaattgacttaaaacataaaaatgtcatttttatttataccaaaTAATGTCATAAATCCCAATGACATTACAtggcataaataaaaatcattatcattGGATACTAACTATTCTTCTTAAAATGCTAtcatgttgaaatttttaggtAAATGGTGCAGGAATTCAGTATTCACCGGCAGATCTTGCAGAATATGTTTTTAACACAGGCGATGAAGAAGGAGTTGCAGTTGCAGTTGAGGAATTAGTACGAGAAGGAATGGTAAAAATCTCTTAAATGTTAGAAGTAGCCAGCCACGCTCAAGGCATTTATAAAgtgcattgaaaataaaaagcatttttttttactagatggGAAGAACGGATGCTATCAACTACTTGCAAGATGTCAAACAAATATTAAGtgacatgagaaaaaaaatcacaaaacaagtaaatttttgttacgtatttttctagataaatttgttgaataataCAGAGTATTTCGTAACTTCcaccccaaaaaaaattttttttggaatccTTTCTTGTACTAAAAGGTCTGCACATTAGCGGTTGCAAATTGAGGTTCACAGCGCAAGCGTGAAATTTCCCTTCACGTCCATCGctatggtataaaaaataaggtttgaGGTACGGGTAACGAAGGATAAACActttgcaaaatctctctaaatCTGACGAATCATAACTGAGGAATGAGGGAGTAAAAGtatcaaaaccattttgattGCCTAATAGGTGTTTCCAATAATCGCCCTCTCTTCTTAGTTTCCTCTGGTATTCCAACGGAATTTATTTCTACTTTCCTCAACAGTGattcatcagatttttaaagtgttttttttctctcttaaaaatcaatttgcgacctattttttatatattttgcgaCTTGATTTTTGAGAAGGACTCAATTATTACGACATACCCAGATATATACAGTGTGTAGTATAGtagaatttctaataatattttaatttattgttaaatttttttaattaactataaagaagtttaagaaaaaacagttaatttgattttataaatataatgcaaacgATAGGTTTTGATAAAGTATGAATTGGTGTCAGTGTATTATTACTCTGTATAAACCAGGTGACTTTACTTATTTACTCAATTGTATTAACGTTTTATTTTCCCATTCAGAGCTTTTCTCTAATGCTCCTGTATCAAACAGTAGTACCACACTGTagttgtgttaaaaataaactggtTTTTAAAACACCATCCCAGTAAACTGGGTGCGTACACTAGTACCAGTACATTCTGGCTCTAGTGTGATACCAGCTAATGGAACAACAGTTTAGGTATAATAACAGATCCAGTATCATACCGGAGACGGTGTCCTATAAACCGGTATAATTCTTCTATACCGGGAATTTTTTCCAATAGGGTACTGTAAACTAAGGGTGAACAGCAGAACCACTAGTATATGTAGTATGCAAAATATCTATCTCACCTCTAGTTCACTATCACTTTCGGCCTGTTCACTGTCACATCGGCTTAGTTAATACTGTACTGAAAAGCATGATAACGAGTGCAAAGTATTTATCTTCAATACTCTAGTTCACTGTCATTTTTAAACAAcacttatataaaatatttgatttcttaataatcaaatatctatttaatatttttagttattccTCAACTCTctacaagaaataaaaagagaagTCACCACCGCACATCCTGCTGTCATAGCTTCGACTTCCGAACCAAAACAACCTACTGTTGTGAGTACTACAGTAAAAACGGAAGAAGATTTCAAAAGACCATCTTATGGTTTCACCTTGGATGTTATATACAAGCTTGCTAAGGACATGTTTACCCAAAGCATTTTAAGAGGTAGATTTTCTCAACACATACATTTTTGAACCAGAAATGGTTCAAAACTTACCTATAATGTTAACCAGGCAACTCGAAAATGACTCCAGGAGATAAAGTTTCACAAGACCAACTGATggctttaatttaaatgatacgctagttaagaatatttttactcaaaGCATTgtaaaggtttttctttttttgtagtttttagaCACACCTTCGAGTCACACTGATCTCATTTTGTGCTCACAAGGCACTCgaaagaaagttattttgaatctcacatttaatgaattttgatctctaataacgatattttatatgatttattcattttaaactaaccacgtatttaatattttattttataaccgccgttgaacagccgacccaattttgggtttacgactagcaatgttcaactccgaagccttgtcattttgaaccaatccagaagacaaggaactcctggatcagcaCTCcaagaggtataatttgttatgggaacatggacaACTTTGTGagtcgacagatttaacgtgcgcatcagtcttcggccggcggggatcgaacccacgatctcttggacatgggcccagtgccctaccaaccaggctataccGGCTCCCATGTATTTAGTAATACTTCTTTCTTTGAGCTGTTATCAATTCTTTCCCTTGATTGCCTATCAACATACTGGAAATTCCATTCTTGAagtttacaatatatatataagtttcgCATAGTTTCGGATAGTTTCACATAGTTTCNTTACgattttattgtttctaatatatatatataatattggtTGAGGATCAAAATgtatcactttaaatttttcgctTATTCTAAGAATAAGCACAGTGTTCCGTAATATCAaccttacatattttttgaatcctTGTCAAGAATAAACATTGGGTCATAACTACatcaatttcataaatataactgtTACTATTCGAAGAGACGGTATCCTGcttatggaaattttttgttacattaggTGGGTTTTTCCTCctaacgctttttttttaatttttgttaaatttataatcaaatgtaaaatatgttaacttcataatagtttttattcgaatgaaaaatatagtcTTCAAATAATTTGACGAAATTTATAAGACaaacatatgatttttttccaactacGGGAAATCTTTGTGAATAAGCGACTTTTCAATATCTGTTGGAAACTTGGGTTTATTAATGCTAATTTAGATATCTTGCCCCcaattatctatatatatctagcttattctaaaataattccatttaaaaattaaattttaatagttttttatactTGTATATGAATGCAATGAGGGtcgaaaagttttttgaatctCAAGGTAtggaaatttttacataattttagctTTGTAATTATAAAGGACAAAACACAAATTGAATGAAATCTGTCAAATTGTTTTTgcgaaatagaattttaaaaatattgctttttagaaaattcataagcaaaaaaaaactatccaacagattttcctcatttaaaactacataatttaaaacgttgtaaaaatttgtagacCTTAAAGCTCAGTATATTTTGGAccctcattaaataaaataacaataaatagcaactgattttttttttgtaagggcttatctttgtataaatgaattttataattccgTGCAAAGCTTTTTCGATTCACTTTAAAACTTTCTGagcagaaagtgaaattaacattaaaaaagacaaattttcgACAGCACTCACACCGAaactattttcagaattttactaCTGTTGATTTAAGTTCTATTTCTGCAACTTAATAGCTTAGTCAAGATCACGCTTTTGAACCATTTAGAAAATCTAATCATTAGTAGAAAAGGTTATTAACAATTATTCGCTCGTTGCTAATTAATGCTGTTCTGAATAACTCAGACTCTAgaataatactattattttagaTGATCCCACTGCGGAGGAAACTTTATCTGGACTTGTTACATTTTTGGAGAATGAAgttggaaataaaagaatttctcCTGCCATGAAGGAGAAAGTGTTAGgtaattttgatagaaataattttatgttctaatcattcttaatgtattgatattttcataaattctatGCGTGGTTCAGATGATCCTAATCACTCTAATCGTTCTTAAtgcattgatattttcataaattccaAGTGTGGTTCAGATGATCCTAGTGAAtctaatcatttttaatgtatttgtatttttctaaattccaGGTGTGGTTCAGAGGATCCTAAtgagtctaataatttttaatgtatttgtattttcataaatttcaggTGTGGTTCAGATAATCCAAATCATTCTATTCGTTtctaatgtatttatattttcataaatttcggGTGTGTTTCGGATGATTCTAATCATTGTAATAGTTttcaatgtatttatatttgcataaattccAGGTGTAGTTCAGATGATCTTAATCAATGTAATCATTCttaatgtatttgtattttcataaattccAGGCGTGGTACAGATGATTTTAATCGTTcttattgtattgatattttcataaattccaGGTTGGGTTCAGATAATCCTAATCATTCTTAatgtattgatattttcataAGTTCCAGGTGTGGTTCAGATGATCCTAGTCATTTTAATCActcttaatgtatttatattttcataaatttcaggTACGGTTCGGATGATTCTAATCATCcttaatatattcatatttcataaattctaGGTGCGGTTCAGATGATCCTAAACATTATAATCGTTttcaatgtatttatattttctaaaactccTGGCGTGGTTCAGATGATCTTAAACATTCTAATCGTTCTTAATGTATTTCTATTTTCGTAAATTCCAGGTGTGGTTCAGATGATCTTAATCATTCCAATCGTTCTTAATGTATtgacattttcataaattccaAGTTGGATTCAGATGATCCTAATTATTCTtaatgtattgatatttttataaattccagGTGTGGTTCAGAGGATCCTAAtgagtctaataatttttaatgcatttgtattttcatatattCCTGGTGTGGTTCAGATGATCCAAATCATTCTAAtcgtttttaatgtatttatattttcataaatttcaggTGTGGTTCGGATGATTCTAATCAttctaatcatttttaatgtatttatattttcataaattctagGTGTGGTTCAGATCATCCCAAACAttagaatcatttttattgcatttatattttcataaattaaaggtGTGGTCCGAATCACTCtcgtttttaatgtatttttattttcacaaattcctGGTGTGGTTCAGATGATCCTAATGATTCTAAtcgtttttaatgtatttatattttcataaattccaGGTGTGGTTCAGATGATCCTAATAATTCTAATCGTTCTTAAGGtattgatattttcataaattccaGGTTGAGTTCAGATGAGCCTAATCATGCTTAatgtattgatattttcataaattccaGGTGTGGTTCAGATGATCCTAAtcattcttaatgtatttatattttcataaattctagGTGTGGTTCCGATGATCTTAATCATTCTAATCATTCTTAATGTATTGAATGTTTGCTCTGATATTTTCAGTGTAATTcagttttctgttaaaaatcacactttatgaaaggaaaaattatttgtagacTCATTTTGTCAATGCAATTAAGTAAAATGTTCttctttttatagattttatgacatttttaacaaacttgCTTAAGaccttgatatttttaatgtattttactgttgtttaaaaaaaatatactaaacttTTTTACTGTTGCAATgacgttctttttttattactcattgTATACCATTGcaactgaattttttcttatcttttgcGTGTGTTTCGTcgctgaaaataaaaacatatttaagtttttatgatCTAAAACTTCATTCAATTCATTAAACGtctaaaacataattaaaattgaaaaatcatattttattcatcatgaattattttgatcCAAATATTTACctggaaaaaatctttttatatgaaaataataactttaatatgtTCGCGCCCTTTGTCCGTGACTGAATGCCTCTTTTAGATGGATATCATATGacactgaataataataatttgaaactttatttatcaacaaataaagatgaatgattgttttgaaatgttttttcttcttcagaaatTGTATCAGCCGCTCTTGTGGACAGCCTTAGAGAATATCAGGAAAATCAACCATTTGACCACACTGGAGATGTCCCTATGTACCATAACCGAGGAATAAAAGGTCTCATCAACTAACTCAATAACAAACTTcgctcatttaaaaaattattcttaactaTTTTACGACTTTATTGTTTCTATTCATTTCcttcttctattatttttaattattctatttatgaCATTTAAGGACTGTTTACACGGCCCAAGttcttgaatccgagaaattggatgattcatcgacactatccaagttctttatataattttttaaaattttttggattgCACATGGATTTGCTcatggaaaaatttatataatttttccatgtgcaaatccatttcggacAAAATCCGGggctaaaattatgtgcaaaacaggAAAGAGAACAttcatgtttctcttttctattttatatttttttcttaaataaatatttattttctgaaattatttatggtcaacttctttaaattatccagtataatattactttgcgcacatccatttcgggcccatccttcgtcactaacaaatcaaacgcacttcaacAATGCAGTAGGAATGGCACTTTAAATCAAAACTCCTCTAGTTacgctcaatttgcgcttttgctttcatatttcgcaatctggcaatcttgttacgaaaatattttttaaatcattcttgaaaaatttccggtttatgtaagtacatttgaatCCGCTACTCGCttcattgattttgttttattctgctttttctttttttttctttttattttattttattttctgtttttacgtgttatttttacttattgtgttctattttatttgttgcaattttcgtaaaaaatttttttgagtgctcctctcactattgtattaatgtattttgcttggctatattgatacaaaatcagaaagcactcttctTTGCgtatataatcgtgtgggctgatgaaaagattatatcttttattttccggatttttttaaaatttcatccttttttccttttaatctttttatcagcccacacgattatatccgcaaaaaagagtgctttNTTCCCGTTTatgtaagtacatttgaattcgctactcgcttcattgattttgttttattctgctttttcttttttttttctttttattttattttattttctg
This region of Parasteatoda tepidariorum isolate YZ-2023 chromosome X1, CAS_Ptep_4.0, whole genome shotgun sequence genomic DNA includes:
- the LOC107439845 gene encoding uncharacterized protein; translation: MGLYLLLIFSFQLLLTPVIISTPVIKENDSEQHQIPDKEVKELENLRTENQKPNEMPSVIQQDEAAVQPTQSQKSDNSRSAIFRHRGITQAKKNKYWNEKIPQVNGAGIQYSPADLAEYVFNTGDEEGVAVAVEELVREGMMGRTDAINYLQDVKQILSDMRKKITKQLFLNSLQEIKREVTTAHPAVIASTSEPKQPTVVSTTVKTEEDFKRPSYGFTLDVIYKLAKDMFTQSILRDDPTAEETLSGLVTFLENEVGNKRISPAMKEKVLEIVSAALVDSLREYQENQPFDHTGDVPMYHNRGIKGPEKNKPKSS